The following coding sequences are from one bacterium window:
- a CDS encoding zf-HC2 domain-containing protein, whose amino-acid sequence MNAARDGFAGDGCGAARGLLHALWDGEIGDADRRALDAHLARCAECRAFAERGGALLAGLAALPDPALPDDALAAVFAATVDRRRPEEARDSAARERRGMRAPARRRVRPRIVLAFASCAAALVVALVAADGRRAAERERIRRAEADANIVFAIARGALARSGAAALDDAVGRGIAPALRAAPILNSAVDAPRGRRN is encoded by the coding sequence GTGAACGCGGCGCGGGACGGCTTCGCCGGCGACGGCTGCGGCGCCGCGCGCGGGCTGCTGCACGCGCTCTGGGACGGCGAGATCGGCGACGCCGACCGCCGCGCGCTCGACGCGCATCTCGCGCGGTGCGCGGAGTGCCGCGCCTTCGCCGAGCGCGGCGGCGCGCTCCTCGCGGGACTCGCCGCGCTGCCCGATCCGGCGTTGCCCGACGACGCGCTCGCCGCGGTCTTCGCCGCGACGGTCGATCGCCGCCGGCCCGAAGAGGCCCGCGACTCCGCGGCGCGGGAACGCCGCGGAATGCGCGCGCCGGCGCGGCGCCGCGTCCGTCCGCGGATCGTCCTCGCCTTCGCCTCCTGCGCCGCGGCGCTCGTGGTCGCCCTCGTCGCGGCCGACGGACGGCGCGCGGCGGAGCGGGAGCGGATCCGCCGCGCCGAAGCGGACGCGAACATCGTCTTCGCCATCGCCCGCGGCGCGCTCGCCAGAAGCGGCGCCGCGGCGCTCGACGACGCGGTCGGCCGGGGGATCGCCCCCGCGCTGCGCGCCGCGCCGATCCTGAACAGTGCGGTCGATGCGCCGCGCGGAAGGAGGAACTGA